One window of Bacteroidales bacterium genomic DNA carries:
- a CDS encoding RNA polymerase sigma-70 factor produces the protein MKKKLHIELIHRIAVNGEESAFRKLYYDYYERLFRFGMHMVKSEEWCEEIVSDVFFNIWQNRQQLTEIDNLEAYLFKSVKNKCLHYLDKSARRPRNQDLSVSIEYTTIDENTPESIVLDNELNQLLQKAINSLPDRCRTIFKLVREDGMKYKQIAEILNISVRTIDAQMSIATQKIKAIIEKYK, from the coding sequence TTGAAAAAAAAGCTTCATATTGAGTTAATCCATCGGATTGCGGTGAACGGGGAAGAATCAGCTTTTAGAAAGTTGTACTATGATTATTATGAGCGCCTTTTCCGTTTTGGAATGCATATGGTAAAAAGTGAAGAATGGTGTGAAGAAATTGTATCCGATGTTTTTTTTAATATCTGGCAGAACAGACAGCAATTAACTGAAATTGATAACCTGGAAGCTTATTTATTCAAATCGGTTAAAAACAAATGCCTGCATTACCTGGATAAATCAGCACGTCGCCCCAGAAATCAGGATTTGTCTGTATCTATTGAATATACTACAATCGATGAAAATACACCGGAAAGTATTGTTCTGGACAATGAACTAAACCAGTTATTACAAAAAGCCATCAACTCCTTACCCGACAGGTGCCGTACTATTTTCAAGCTGGTACGCGAAGACGGAATGAAATACAAACAAATCGCTGAAATACTGAATATATCAGTACGTACCATTGATGCTCAAATGTCCATTGCTACACAGAAAATAAAAGCAATCATCGAAAAATATAAATAA
- a CDS encoding SAM-dependent chlorinase/fluorinase — protein sequence MAVITLTTGWIDDYYIAVVKGIILSAIPSVQIVDISHHTPAFNTGISYAAYMISHSYIYYPKNTVHLISVASEYTEKTPFIAAQYEGQYFVGTDNGIFSLIFRYEPEDMVRIEKYTDAAAPNYPAISVFAPAAIHLASGGNISDLGSTYTTYQRKGMLMATIDESQITGTIIHINAFGNVITNITREDFDRIGKGRPFEIMVQSIRNKITRINKYYHETSDGELLALFDVSGLLEIAMNKGKIAEMLNLSLNSNIIVKFLNVKI from the coding sequence ATGGCTGTTATTACGTTAACCACAGGATGGATAGATGATTATTATATTGCAGTGGTAAAGGGGATCATCCTTTCTGCAATACCTTCTGTACAAATTGTTGATATATCACATCATACGCCGGCATTTAATACCGGTATTTCTTATGCTGCTTATATGATCAGTCACAGTTATATTTATTATCCGAAGAATACAGTACATCTGATATCTGTGGCCAGTGAATATACTGAAAAAACACCTTTTATTGCAGCACAATATGAAGGACAATATTTTGTAGGTACTGATAATGGCATATTTAGCCTGATATTCAGATATGAGCCGGAAGATATGGTTCGTATCGAGAAATATACTGATGCTGCTGCCCCTAACTATCCTGCTATTTCCGTATTTGCACCTGCAGCTATTCACCTTGCATCAGGAGGTAACATCAGTGACCTGGGGTCTACATATACCACATACCAGCGTAAAGGTATGTTGATGGCCACAATTGATGAATCCCAGATTACAGGTACTATCATACATATCAATGCTTTCGGAAATGTCATAACTAACATTACACGGGAAGACTTTGATAGGATTGGAAAAGGCCGTCCGTTTGAGATTATGGTACAAAGTATCCGGAATAAAATAACACGTATCAATAAATATTACCATGAGACAAGTGATGGCGAATTATTGGCCCTGTTCGATGTTTCCGGTTTATTGGAAATTGCAATGAATAAAGGAAAGATTGCCGAAATGCTGAATCTTTCCCTGAATTCAAATATTATTGTAAAATTTTTGAATGTTAAAATATAA
- a CDS encoding formate--tetrahydrofolate ligase yields the protein MLSDIEIARSIRMKPITDIAASLNIPQEDLSLYGKYKAKLPLSFIDKKNIDRSNLILVSAMSPTPAGEGKTTVSIGLSMALNKIGKSSIVALREPSLGPIFGIKGGAAGGGYSQVLPMEDINLHFTGDFSAVEKANNLLAALIDNNIQNKTNNLGINPGSVVWKRVMDMNDRSLRQIIIGLGGSANGVPRETGFDITAASELMAILCMAKDMNDLQQRIGNIFIGYTYDKQPVYCRDLKADGAMTVLMKEAIFPNLVQTTEHTPAILHGGPFANIAQGTNSTIATYTAMSLSEYVVTEAGFGFDLGGEKFLDLKCRNAGISPKVVVLSATVRALKYHGGIAIADLKKPDLQAITNGMENLNKHIENVRSFGLPVIVAINRFATDTDDEINLVKKLCNERSVQAIPVDVWAKGGEGAVELAEAVLRIAKRDPVPFKPLYELSHPIEKKIEKIAKNIYGASQIEYSKKAISDLKSINDLGLAGLPVCIAKTQKSLSDNPALLGAPHDFIFNIREIEIAAGAGFVIPISGEIMRMPGLPSIPSAEHIAIDDQGNIAGLF from the coding sequence ATGTTAAGTGACATAGAAATTGCCCGTTCGATCCGGATGAAGCCCATTACAGATATTGCTGCTTCTTTGAATATACCTCAGGAAGATCTATCCCTCTATGGTAAATACAAAGCCAAGTTACCGTTATCATTCATTGACAAAAAGAATATAGATCGATCGAACCTGATTTTGGTATCGGCCATGTCTCCGACTCCTGCGGGGGAAGGAAAAACAACCGTATCCATCGGCCTGTCGATGGCTTTAAACAAAATCGGAAAGTCATCTATTGTAGCATTGCGGGAACCTTCATTAGGGCCTATTTTCGGGATAAAAGGGGGAGCTGCCGGTGGTGGTTATTCCCAGGTACTACCGATGGAGGATATCAACCTTCATTTTACCGGTGATTTTTCTGCCGTTGAAAAAGCAAATAATCTACTGGCAGCATTGATTGACAATAACATACAAAACAAAACAAATAATTTAGGAATCAACCCGGGAAGTGTTGTCTGGAAACGGGTAATGGATATGAATGACCGTTCTTTGCGCCAGATCATCATTGGATTAGGTGGAAGTGCCAATGGAGTACCCCGGGAAACCGGGTTTGACATCACCGCTGCTTCCGAATTAATGGCTATCTTATGTATGGCAAAGGATATGAATGATCTGCAACAGCGTATCGGAAATATCTTTATTGGCTATACTTATGATAAACAACCCGTATATTGTCGTGACCTGAAAGCTGACGGAGCTATGACTGTCCTGATGAAGGAAGCTATTTTCCCTAACCTGGTACAAACAACTGAACATACTCCAGCCATTTTGCATGGAGGACCTTTTGCTAATATTGCCCAGGGAACCAACTCTACCATAGCCACATATACAGCTATGTCGTTGAGTGAGTATGTAGTAACTGAAGCCGGATTCGGGTTTGATCTCGGCGGGGAAAAATTCCTGGATCTGAAATGCCGCAATGCAGGAATTTCCCCGAAAGTAGTGGTTTTATCCGCTACCGTACGTGCATTAAAGTACCATGGCGGAATAGCTATTGCTGATTTAAAAAAGCCCGATCTGCAGGCCATCACTAATGGTATGGAAAACCTGAATAAACATATTGAAAACGTTCGTTCTTTCGGTCTTCCGGTCATAGTGGCCATCAACCGTTTTGCAACGGATACCGATGATGAGATAAACCTGGTCAAAAAATTATGCAATGAAAGATCTGTACAGGCCATACCCGTTGATGTATGGGCAAAAGGCGGAGAAGGAGCTGTTGAACTGGCTGAAGCCGTTCTCCGGATAGCCAAAAGAGACCCAGTACCATTCAAACCATTGTATGAGCTTTCCCACCCGATAGAGAAAAAGATAGAAAAAATCGCTAAAAATATTTATGGAGCTTCACAAATAGAGTACAGTAAAAAAGCGATATCGGATCTGAAAAGTATCAATGATCTGGGGTTAGCCGGACTTCCTGTCTGCATTGCCAAAACACAAAAATCATTATCGGATAATCCTGCTCTGCTAGGTGCTCCCCACGATTTTATTTTTAACATCCGGGAAATAGAAATCGCTGCCGGAGCGGGGTTTGTTATTCCCATCTCCGGAGAAATCATGCGGATGCCCGGCCTTCCTTCCATACCCTCTGCAGAACATATAGCCATAGATGATCAGGGAAATATTGCCGGATTGTTTTAG
- a CDS encoding FKBP-type peptidyl-prolyl cis-trans isomerase, which produces MQKYKLTILSGMIVILVMFSCHDPYPGYTRNEEGIYYRLLEVGDRDKCCHFGNYITVNLTYKTLDDSVFFSGIRKFKVTDPGFPGSIDQCFCLMCEHDSAEFIISLVDFFEKTLESSVPDHLQNHMEMKLSVKMLDIQTTSEYLKEKEAFLHWVEDFGAYEKLLLQQYIRKEKIGAPPVEDGIYYIVQQAGTGPAVRRGDTVTVHYEGRFLNGRFFDSTYLRNEPFQFVYGEQEQVIRGLEKIIGRMCPGEKALVVIPSDQAFGIEGTQSGIIPPFTPVVYKIELINVK; this is translated from the coding sequence ATGCAAAAATATAAGTTGACCATATTATCCGGGATGATTGTGATCCTGGTAATGTTTTCCTGCCATGATCCCTACCCGGGATACACCAGAAATGAAGAAGGCATTTATTATAGGCTCCTGGAGGTGGGCGATAGAGACAAATGTTGTCATTTTGGAAATTATATTACCGTAAACCTTACATACAAAACATTGGATGATTCTGTTTTCTTTTCGGGAATAAGGAAATTTAAAGTAACTGATCCGGGCTTTCCGGGATCCATTGATCAATGTTTTTGTTTGATGTGCGAACATGATTCAGCTGAATTTATCATTTCCCTTGTCGATTTTTTTGAAAAAACATTAGAAAGTTCTGTTCCTGACCACTTACAGAATCACATGGAAATGAAACTTTCTGTAAAAATGCTGGATATCCAGACAACATCCGAATATTTAAAAGAAAAAGAAGCTTTTCTTCACTGGGTGGAAGATTTTGGTGCATATGAAAAATTGTTACTACAGCAATATATCCGTAAAGAAAAGATAGGTGCCCCCCCTGTTGAAGATGGTATATATTATATCGTGCAACAAGCCGGAACCGGTCCTGCAGTAAGAAGAGGAGATACTGTCACCGTTCATTATGAAGGACGTTTCTTAAACGGACGTTTCTTTGATTCAACATATTTGCGGAATGAGCCGTTTCAATTTGTATATGGTGAGCAAGAACAGGTAATTCGTGGTCTTGAAAAAATAATCGGCAGGATGTGTCCGGGTGAAAAGGCTTTAGTGGTCATTCCTTCCGACCAGGCCTTTGGAATCGAGGGTACCCAATCCGGAATCATACCTCCTTTTACACCGGTTGTATACAAAATTGAGTTAATTAATGTTAAATGA
- a CDS encoding bile acid:sodium symporter — translation MERLGKFLAKAGIDAFLLLLILAVFLAYLKPEIGSGKGVFSLSAIANYGISFIFFFYGLKLNREKLHAGLSNWKLHILIHVTTFILFPVLIWFIRPLFTGEETILWLGIFYLAVLPSTVSSSVVMVSIANGNIPAAIFNASISSLAGVFITPLWMSLVLSGTNGYDFSHLWGIISKLILQILLPVALGMILNRKWGYFTEKHRKGLQRFDQAIILLIVYTSFCTSFADHVFEDFSASGILWCALGMVLLFFVVYFIVTLIARILKLNREDTITAQFCGSKKSLVHGTAMSKVIFTGYSSVGIILLPIMLYHALQLMIVSAIAYRKSKNEQSTHPHHTGG, via the coding sequence ATGGAACGACTGGGAAAATTTCTTGCAAAAGCCGGAATTGATGCTTTTCTATTACTGCTTATCCTGGCCGTCTTTCTTGCTTACTTGAAACCTGAAATAGGTTCGGGAAAAGGTGTTTTTTCTCTTTCTGCTATAGCCAATTATGGTATTTCTTTCATTTTCTTTTTTTACGGATTGAAACTTAATCGCGAAAAACTGCATGCGGGACTTTCCAACTGGAAATTACATATCCTGATACATGTAACTACTTTCATCCTGTTCCCGGTTCTTATATGGTTCATTCGTCCACTTTTTACCGGGGAAGAAACTATTTTATGGCTGGGTATTTTCTATCTGGCTGTTCTTCCCTCTACGGTTTCATCATCCGTGGTCATGGTATCCATTGCCAACGGAAATATTCCGGCAGCCATCTTTAATGCCAGTATTTCGAGTCTTGCTGGTGTATTCATCACCCCGTTATGGATGAGTCTGGTGCTTTCAGGTACAAACGGATACGATTTCTCCCATTTATGGGGAATTATCTCAAAATTAATCCTGCAGATATTGTTGCCTGTGGCGCTGGGCATGATATTAAACCGGAAATGGGGATATTTTACCGAAAAGCACAGGAAAGGATTGCAACGATTTGACCAGGCGATTATATTATTGATCGTATATACATCTTTTTGTACTTCGTTTGCTGATCATGTATTTGAGGATTTTTCGGCTTCCGGGATTCTCTGGTGTGCGCTAGGTATGGTTTTGCTGTTCTTTGTGGTTTATTTCATCGTTACTTTAATTGCCCGTATATTAAAACTGAACAGGGAAGATACGATTACGGCACAATTTTGCGGATCTAAAAAGTCATTGGTACACGGAACGGCCATGTCGAAGGTCATCTTTACCGGATATAGCAGTGTCGGTATTATTTTGCTTCCTATTATGCTGTACCATGCCCTGCAACTGATGATTGTATCGGCAATCGCTTACCGGAAATCAAAAAACGAACAGTCTACTCATCCACATCATACAGGCGGATAA
- a CDS encoding ATP-dependent Clp protease ATP-binding subunit, translated as MDSKFSQHIKGVLGYSKEEAMRLGTPYIGLEHLFLGILRDGENEALDILQSLGADLYDVRKHIEDKIRPDTFQTIPESEDIPLLKSTERALKLVYLEAKSFKSPEIKTEHLLLAILKDETSYVTQLLNEMDIDYYSVRRRLEDITEVKDDEIRADFAAGGDDDESRNPFEGGGGGQGASKQQASKSSSETPVLDNFGVDLTKAAEEGRLDPIVGREKEIERLVQILSRRKKNNPILIGEPGVGKSAIVEGLALRITHRKVSRVLFGKRVLTLDLASIVAGTKYRGQFEERMKAILNELSHTTNVILFIDEIHTIVGAGGASGSLDAANMLKPALARGEIQCIGATTLDEYRQYIEKDGALERRFQKVMVEPTSEEETIEILNNIKDRYEDHHNVIYTPDAIEACVHLTNRYISDRRLPDKAIDALDEAGSRAHISNILVPDQIVELEESIEETKRAKVAAVKNQNFERAASFRDTEKMLLEKLENEKAIWETELSKNRVVVDADKVAEVVAMMTGVPVQRIAQAEGTRLLHMADELRGSVIGQDEAIDKVVKSIQRNRAGLKDPNKPIGSFIFLGPTGVGKTQLAKVLAKYLFDSYDNLIRIDMSEYMEKFTVSRLVGAPPGYVGYEEGGQLTEKVRRKPYSVVLLDEIEKAHPDVFHLLLQLLDEGQLTDSLGRKVDFRNTIIIMTSNIGSRQLKDFGQGVGFQTEARISQSNDYAKSVIQNALKKAFAPEFLNRIDDVVLFNTLTKEDIGKIIDIELKGLFDRIHTMGYNIKITPIAKDFLCEKGFDVNFGARPLKRAIQKYLENPMAEVMIKQNPKNGDTIRVGFNKKREELTFKVVSVKAKEESVK; from the coding sequence ATGGATTCAAAATTTTCTCAACATATCAAAGGGGTTCTCGGTTATAGTAAAGAAGAGGCTATGCGTCTGGGTACACCATATATCGGATTAGAACACTTATTTTTAGGAATTCTTCGCGACGGGGAAAATGAGGCTCTTGATATTCTTCAATCACTGGGTGCTGATTTATATGATGTACGGAAACATATTGAAGACAAAATTAGGCCCGATACTTTTCAAACAATTCCCGAAAGTGAGGATATTCCTTTGCTAAAATCTACGGAAAGAGCATTAAAACTTGTATACCTTGAGGCAAAATCATTTAAAAGCCCGGAAATAAAAACTGAACATTTATTACTGGCCATCCTCAAGGATGAAACTTCCTATGTAACACAGTTATTGAACGAAATGGATATAGATTATTATTCAGTCAGAAGACGTCTGGAAGATATTACAGAAGTCAAGGACGATGAAATTAGAGCTGATTTTGCAGCAGGAGGTGATGATGACGAATCCCGCAATCCATTTGAAGGTGGAGGCGGTGGACAAGGAGCCAGTAAACAACAGGCTTCAAAATCTTCGTCTGAAACACCGGTACTTGATAACTTTGGCGTCGATCTTACGAAAGCCGCTGAAGAAGGTCGTTTAGACCCAATTGTCGGTCGCGAAAAAGAAATCGAACGTTTGGTACAGATCCTCAGCCGGCGCAAGAAAAACAATCCCATATTAATCGGTGAACCGGGTGTAGGTAAGTCGGCGATAGTTGAAGGTCTGGCATTACGTATCACTCATCGTAAAGTGTCGCGCGTATTATTCGGGAAACGAGTTCTCACACTTGATCTTGCATCTATTGTAGCAGGTACGAAGTACAGGGGACAATTTGAAGAACGTATGAAAGCCATTCTTAATGAATTGTCACACACTACCAATGTGATTTTATTTATTGATGAGATACACACCATTGTCGGTGCCGGTGGAGCTAGCGGTTCACTGGATGCTGCCAATATGTTGAAACCCGCTTTAGCTCGTGGAGAAATACAATGTATCGGGGCTACCACTCTGGACGAATATCGTCAATACATTGAAAAAGACGGAGCATTGGAACGAAGATTCCAGAAAGTCATGGTAGAACCGACATCTGAGGAAGAAACCATCGAAATACTAAACAATATAAAAGATCGTTACGAGGATCATCATAATGTGATTTATACCCCTGATGCCATCGAAGCATGCGTACACCTGACAAATCGCTATATCAGTGACCGGCGCCTTCCTGACAAAGCCATTGACGCCCTGGATGAAGCAGGTTCAAGGGCTCATATATCCAATATACTGGTGCCAGACCAAATAGTCGAACTGGAGGAATCCATTGAAGAAACCAAACGGGCAAAAGTTGCAGCAGTAAAAAACCAAAATTTTGAACGGGCTGCCAGTTTCCGTGACACTGAAAAAATGTTGCTGGAAAAACTGGAAAATGAAAAAGCCATTTGGGAAACTGAATTATCTAAAAATCGTGTCGTAGTGGATGCTGATAAGGTTGCGGAAGTAGTTGCCATGATGACCGGTGTTCCGGTACAGCGTATAGCGCAGGCTGAAGGAACCAGATTATTACATATGGCTGATGAATTACGCGGCAGTGTGATCGGTCAGGATGAGGCGATCGATAAAGTAGTAAAATCAATACAACGTAACCGTGCAGGTTTAAAAGATCCCAATAAACCTATTGGCAGTTTTATTTTCCTTGGTCCCACGGGAGTTGGTAAAACACAGCTGGCCAAAGTGCTGGCCAAATACCTGTTTGACAGTTATGATAACCTGATTCGCATCGATATGAGCGAATACATGGAAAAGTTCACGGTTTCCCGTCTGGTCGGAGCTCCTCCGGGTTATGTAGGGTATGAAGAAGGCGGACAATTAACGGAAAAAGTACGCCGCAAACCTTATTCGGTAGTATTGTTGGATGAAATCGAAAAGGCACACCCCGATGTATTCCATTTATTACTCCAGTTGCTGGATGAAGGACAATTAACGGATAGCCTTGGTCGAAAAGTGGATTTCAGGAATACCATCATCATCATGACATCCAATATCGGTTCCCGTCAATTAAAAGACTTTGGACAAGGAGTCGGTTTTCAGACAGAAGCGCGCATTTCCCAAAGTAATGACTATGCAAAAAGTGTCATACAAAATGCGCTTAAAAAGGCCTTTGCTCCCGAATTCCTCAACCGTATCGATGATGTGGTATTGTTCAATACATTGACCAAAGAAGATATTGGAAAAATCATCGATATTGAATTGAAAGGTTTGTTTGACAGGATACACACCATGGGCTACAACATCAAAATCACTCCCATTGCCAAGGATTTCCTTTGCGAAAAAGGATTTGATGTGAATTTCGGTGCGCGTCCGTTAAAACGCGCTATTCAAAAATATCTGGAAAATCCGATGGCAGAGGTAATGATCAAACAAAACCCTAAAAATGGAGATACGATCCGTGTCGGGTTCAACAAAAAAAGAGAGGAATTGACATTTAAGGTTGTCTCTGTTAAAGCAAAGGAAGAATCCGTCAAATAA
- a CDS encoding prolyl-tRNA synthetase associated domain-containing protein, with protein sequence MSNLIGQEEVYRILEELSIPFDYYIHPPTPTIEEARQYWRDETATYCKNLFFRNHKGNKHYLVVLECSRALDIHDLEKRLKQGKISFASPQRMEKYLGLLPGSVSPFGLVNDKEKHVHVFFDENLQHAQKISFHPNDNQVSLVIPANEFWRYMDWTQNNYEFIRLYDVDE encoded by the coding sequence ATGAGCAACCTTATTGGCCAAGAAGAGGTATACCGGATTTTGGAAGAATTAAGTATTCCGTTTGATTATTACATACATCCACCCACGCCGACTATTGAAGAAGCACGTCAATACTGGCGGGATGAAACGGCTACTTACTGTAAAAATCTTTTTTTCCGTAACCATAAGGGAAACAAACACTATTTAGTTGTATTGGAATGTTCCCGGGCATTGGATATCCATGATCTGGAAAAGCGTTTGAAACAGGGAAAAATCAGTTTTGCATCACCGCAACGTATGGAAAAATACCTTGGCCTGCTCCCGGGCTCTGTTTCTCCTTTCGGTCTGGTCAATGATAAAGAGAAACATGTGCATGTCTTTTTCGATGAAAATCTGCAACATGCACAAAAAATATCATTCCATCCTAATGACAATCAGGTTAGCCTGGTGATACCCGCCAATGAATTCTGGCGTTATATGGATTGGACCCAAAACAATTATGAATTTATCCGCCTGTATGATGTGGATGAGTAG
- a CDS encoding sigma-70 family RNA polymerase sigma factor — translation MNNLQELSDQTLVEQFIAGNGKSFEMLIERHQRRLFSYIYYTVKNKHAAEDIFQEACIKAITSLLDGRYSESGRFLPWITRIAHNLIIDQYRQEKLLNIKSTDNFTVPVLNSPKYSENTIEEEMVQFQIYEDIRNLIDYLPEEQKEVILLRHYGDLSFKEIADHTNVSINTALGRMRYALINLRRLIKENNLQLTLSKK, via the coding sequence ATGAATAATCTACAAGAATTGTCGGACCAGACGTTGGTCGAACAATTTATTGCAGGTAATGGGAAGAGTTTTGAAATGTTAATCGAACGCCACCAAAGGCGTTTGTTTTCATACATTTATTACACTGTTAAGAATAAGCATGCTGCGGAAGATATTTTTCAGGAAGCATGCATTAAAGCTATTACCTCCTTACTCGATGGACGTTATTCCGAATCCGGACGTTTTTTGCCCTGGATAACGCGTATTGCGCATAACCTGATCATTGACCAGTATCGTCAGGAAAAGCTGTTAAATATAAAATCAACAGATAACTTCACCGTTCCGGTACTCAATTCGCCAAAATATTCAGAAAATACGATCGAGGAAGAGATGGTGCAATTCCAGATTTATGAGGATATACGTAATCTGATCGATTATCTGCCTGAAGAGCAAAAAGAAGTGATCCTTCTACGCCATTACGGAGATCTGAGTTTTAAGGAAATAGCAGATCATACCAATGTGAGTATCAACACAGCATTAGGACGGATGCGTTATGCTTTGATCAACCTTCGCAGATTGATCAAAGAAAATAATCTTCAACTCACTTTATCAAAAAAATAA
- a CDS encoding helix-turn-helix transcriptional regulator: protein MYSKELLKGTLSVIILKLLEDNGKMYGYQITQTVKGLSGNKILVKEGSLYPALHKLKEEGWVDVETENIGKRIRHYYSLTEKGNQERIKQESELKDFIETIQKIML, encoded by the coding sequence ATGTATTCAAAAGAATTATTAAAAGGTACATTATCGGTGATTATCCTTAAATTACTGGAAGATAATGGCAAAATGTACGGATATCAGATTACACAAACCGTGAAAGGGTTATCCGGGAATAAGATTCTGGTAAAAGAAGGTTCGTTATACCCCGCTTTACATAAACTTAAGGAAGAAGGCTGGGTGGATGTTGAGACGGAAAACATTGGTAAACGGATCCGGCATTATTATTCACTTACTGAAAAAGGTAATCAGGAGCGAATAAAGCAAGAGAGTGAGTTAAAAGATTTTATTGAAACCATTCAAAAAATTATGTTATGA
- a CDS encoding DUF2721 domain-containing protein — protein MEELTLTTPALLFSAISLILLAYTNRFLSYAQLVRTLKDKHIANPNSVTEAQIINLRKRLNLVRNMQIFGIGGLLFCVASMFFIYIELNLTGAYVFGAGLVLLIISLSICIWEIIISVKALDIYLNDMEEIAHIDKD, from the coding sequence ATGGAAGAACTTACTTTAACCACACCTGCGTTGTTGTTTTCTGCAATCTCGCTCATACTGCTGGCGTATACCAACCGTTTTTTATCATACGCTCAATTGGTCAGAACCTTAAAAGATAAGCATATTGCAAATCCTAATTCCGTAACCGAAGCACAAATCATTAATCTTCGCAAGCGGCTGAATCTTGTTAGGAACATGCAGATATTCGGTATCGGAGGATTACTTTTTTGTGTAGCTTCCATGTTTTTCATTTATATAGAATTGAATTTAACCGGAGCATATGTGTTCGGTGCAGGATTAGTATTGCTGATCATTTCCTTAAGTATCTGTATTTGGGAAATAATTATTTCCGTAAAGGCTCTGGACATATACCTCAATGATATGGAAGAAATTGCCCATATTGATAAGGATTAA
- a CDS encoding SpoIIE family protein phosphatase, giving the protein MIEKNTVRQTLKFKLDSLLEITRSINENQSVEALLEKYIDILCHKLKIGKVVMFKYSNQWECILNAGAASRIVDNIDVEKDLLLYSDITFIASEEDILPGFDIVIPVFNNNTPIAYVLIGDIEEEMEGVSPVIKHLQFIQTISNIIVVAIENIRLFQESLQQEAIKRELELASQMQNMLVPDIKDLPRNKFISVNAFYKSHYDVGGDYFDCIDLKKNKIGFCVADVSGKGLAAALLASNFQATLQALFTWDIPMEKLLQKLNRRISARAKGEKFITLFIGRYDYNTREMEYVNAGHTPVILYNTESKKMDLLESSTVAVGMLDELPFVNVKKITIDEHTLLLSYTDGIVEVISDTEEGEVDSAFYVLENAVQQFTTVDDVIENIITTQNLRGQNEAIFDDITLLGVEFFPK; this is encoded by the coding sequence ATGATTGAAAAAAATACTGTCCGGCAGACATTGAAGTTTAAGTTGGATTCATTGTTGGAGATTACACGTTCCATCAATGAGAACCAATCGGTAGAAGCCTTGTTGGAAAAGTATATTGATATTCTTTGCCATAAGCTTAAGATAGGTAAAGTGGTTATGTTCAAGTATAGTAATCAATGGGAATGTATTTTAAATGCAGGAGCTGCCTCTAGAATTGTAGACAATATCGATGTTGAAAAAGATTTACTCCTCTATTCGGATATTACGTTTATTGCTTCCGAAGAAGACATATTACCCGGGTTTGATATTGTTATTCCGGTTTTTAATAATAACACCCCTATTGCGTATGTACTGATCGGGGATATCGAAGAGGAGATGGAAGGAGTAAGTCCTGTGATCAAACATCTCCAGTTCATACAAACGATATCCAACATTATTGTTGTTGCCATTGAAAATATACGTTTGTTTCAGGAAAGTTTACAACAGGAGGCCATTAAAAGAGAATTAGAGTTGGCTTCGCAGATGCAGAATATGTTGGTTCCCGATATTAAGGATCTGCCCAGGAATAAATTTATATCTGTAAATGCTTTCTACAAATCCCATTATGATGTTGGGGGGGATTATTTTGATTGTATTGATTTAAAAAAAAATAAGATAGGATTTTGTGTTGCGGATGTTTCCGGAAAAGGTCTGGCTGCCGCATTACTGGCATCTAATTTTCAGGCTACTTTACAGGCATTGTTTACCTGGGACATTCCCATGGAAAAATTATTGCAGAAATTAAACCGGAGGATTTCGGCCAGGGCAAAGGGAGAAAAATTCATTACTCTTTTTATCGGACGTTATGATTATAACACCCGGGAAATGGAATATGTGAATGCCGGACATACGCCTGTCATTTTATACAATACCGAAAGTAAAAAAATGGATTTACTGGAAAGTTCAACGGTTGCTGTCGGCATGCTTGACGAACTTCCGTTTGTTAATGTAAAAAAAATAACCATTGATGAACATACTTTATTATTGTCTTATACTGATGGTATTGTAGAAGTGATTTCGGATACGGAAGAAGGAGAAGTGGACTCAGCTTTCTATGTATTGGAAAATGCCGTCCAGCAATTCACAACTGTTGATGATGTGATAGAAAATATTATTACTACCCAGAATTTACGGGGGCAGAATGAAGCTATTTTTGATGATATCACCCTTTTAGGAGTGGAATTTTTCCCGAAATGA